In Methanocella paludicola SANAE, the sequence CATCACGATGTCAGCTCCCTCATCCAGGTCGAGCGCCACCTCGCGCATGGCCTCGTCCGAGTTCCTGGGGTCCATCTGGTACGAGGAGCGGTCGAAGCCCGTGAACCCGGAGTCCGCCGCCTCCCTGAATGGGCCGTACATGGCCGAGGCGTACTTGGCCGCATAGGACATGATGGCCGTGTCCTTGAGGCCGTTGAAGTCCAGCTCGCTTCTAATTGCATGGACCATGCCGTCCATCATGCCCGAAGGGGCCACGATGTCGGCGCCCGCCCGGGCGTGGTTGACGGCCACCTTCGCGATGACGTCGAGCGTGGCGTCGTTGTCTACCGTGCCGCCCTTTATTGGGCCGCAGTGGCCGTGAGTGGTATATTCGCAGAGGCAGACGTCCGTAATGACCAGCAGATCCCGGCGCTTCTTTTTAAGGCGCTTCACTGCGGCCTCGATGACGTTCCCGCCCTTGTGGGCGCAGCCCCCGGTCTCGTCCTTGAGGCCGGGAATGCCGAAGAGAAGCACGGCCGGGATGCCCAGCGCCTCGAGCGAGTCGGCCTCCTCCTCGACCTCGTCGAGCGGGAGCCTCTCCACTCCAGGCATGGACTTTATCGGTGCCCGCTTCGTCGCCGTTTCGTCGATAAATATCGGATAGATCAGGTCCTTAACGCTTAAGGTGGCCTCCGCCGTGAGGTCCCTCAAAAGAGCGTTGCGCCTCAGGCGCCTAGGCCTTGTGACCGGATAGCCCATCGTTATCCTCCAGGTCGAACAGTACTCGCGCGGTCCTTAAATATTCGTCGTCGCCCTTCTCCGCCGCCAGCCTCAGCCTCCTGGCGGGCGCCGCCAGGATCTTGCCCGTGAGGGCGCAGGAGAACTCGGACAGGATGTCCTTCTGGGCCTGGTTCAGGCCCCCGTGGGATGAGAGGCGGCATACGGCCCGGTCCAGCTCGGCCAGCCGGAGGCTGTCCGCGTGCAGGTAGAGCCCGCCTATGACGTGGTCGGCCCGCTGGCGGCCGTACGCCTTCTTCATCCGGGCCAGCTCCTCGGATATGATGCGCTCCACCTGGCCGACCTCGGCCCTGCGGCGCTCCAGGTTGGCCTCGTTGATCCTGCGGAGGCTATCGATGTTGTGCAGGACGACGCCCGGCACCCGGGCCACGGCCTCATCCACGTTCCTGGGGTTGGTGATGTCTATGATGATGAGCGGTCTCCTCGCGCACGTCTCGACCATCTTTTTTGTTATAATAAGGTGGGGCGCCGCCGTGGCGCATATCAGGACGTCGGCGGCCGCAATGTAATTGCAGATGTCGTCGAGCCTGACCGCCACGCCGCCCAGGCTGGACGCCAGCTTTTGCGCCTGCTCAAAGGTACGATTGGCAACGTAGATGCCCTTCAGGTTCTTCTGGGCCAGGCCGTTGGCCACCAGCGAGCCCATCTCCCCGGCGCCCACGACCAGGATGGACCTGCCCTTCAGGTCCCCGGCCAGGGCTTCGGCCAGCTCCACGGCGGCCGAGCCGATGGACACGGACCCTTTGTTGATCCGGGTCTCCAGCCGGGCCCGCCTCCCGGCGTCGATGGCCCCGAGGACGGCCGTCGAGAGGATGCTGCCCATACAGCCGTTCTTTTCGGATAAGAGGTATGCGGACTTGAGCTGCCCGAGGATCTGGTCCTCGCCGATGATCATGGAATCCAGGCCGCCGGCCAGGCGTAATAAATGTAACAACGCGTCGTCGCCACACGCGTGCTCCAGCGGGGGCATGCCCTCTGCAACGGCGAACTTCCCGAGGACGTCAGGGTCCTCCGACACGGCGTATATCTCGACCCGGTTGCAGGTCTGGAGGATCATGGCCTCGCTGGCGCCCGTCACCGTCAGCCTTTGTAGGGCCGCGTCGACGTTATCGAACCGGGCGGCCTCGATGCCGCCTATGGAAGCCCTGTGGTGGTTGACGGACGCGCTCGTTATGAAAGTCATGCTATCCCTTAAGACGTAGTAACACTTTAATTTACAATATTAGCACTACTGCAAAATTATTATAGTTTGCGCATCAGGAGCGAGCGTGGCGCAACGCCAGCTCTAACGCCCTGTCGTCCTCTTTTAAAGCGTCCCATACGGCCGGGTCGTCCAGGATAGCCCATAATATCTTTTCCCTTGCTTTTTGATCCGGCAGCTGGCTTTTTAATCTCTCCCGCACCCGGTCCTGGAGCGCCGCCATCTTCTCCACGTCCTCGCCCAGCGCCGGCTCGAGCTTCAGCCTGAGGTACTTCGATAGGGCCGGGCTCCGGCCCCCGGTGGAGATGGCCACCATGACGTCCCCCTTTTTTATGAGCGAGGGCACGACGACTGGCGACTCGCCCGTGGCGTTGTTGGCCAGGATGCCGGCCGCCTCTGCCGCCTGCGCTATCGACTCGTTGAGCTCCGCGTCGCCGGTGGCTGCCACCACCAGGAAGGCCCCCTCGACCAGGCCAGGGACGTCGCCGGGGACGACGGCACGGCGCTCAAGCTTCACGAGGCCGTCGGCGCCCATGGCCTCCAGGCACTCCGTGAACGAAGGGCTTATGACAAAGACCTCGGCAGGTAAAAAATATCTGGCCTTCCGCTCTCCAACGGCGCCGCCGCCGAATATGATGACCTTCCGGCATGAAAAGTCCAGGAACAGCGGAAGGTAAGATGCCACTATGATGCCCCCCGGAGGGTGTCCCTCGCGAGGGTGTCCCTCACGAGGGTCGTCTGGTAGTACTTCGAGTAGTTAAAGGAGATGGCCGAGAACGCGGCGAAGCCGACCCAGGGGATGATGACCACGAGCAGCGCCGAGACGGAGCCGATGGCGATGATGGCCACCGAGGCGATGAGCGTCGTCAGGTACCCTTTAGGGTCGAGCGATATGAGCCCCCTGATCCGGCCCGGCGTCAGCGCCACCCTGACGCTGTCGCACGTCGCATAAAGCACCCAGGAGGCGAAGAACACCACGCAGAACACGACCGCCGTGACGGCCATGGTGACCACGAGCGCGATGGTGCTCAGGAGCACCATGAAGGGCATGTTGAGCGCCTGGAAGATGAAGACCGACAGGGCCACGAGCGATATGACGACCAGATACGCCAGCGCGTAGGCCAGGAATACCACGACCATGCGGAGCCCGTCCCAGAACATGTCCACGATGTTGTTCCACTCGGGCAGGATGCCGTTGCCCCCGATGGCCTCTCGCATGCACCGGGTGATGTACCCCAGGAAGAAGGGGAGGCCCACGGCGAAGGCGGAGAGGAAGAACACGATGCCCCCGACGAGGAGCGCCGAGATGTTGGAGGACGCGTACTTGAGCGCGTCGGCGAATGTCTCCAGTAAGTCATTTCGGGGCATTATGTTACTAGCTATTGTTCAATGTGAAATATAGCTTTGGTGGTGATATTAGCGGATACCATATATAGAATCAATTCTAACCACTCAGACGATGCCCGATTTTAACACGCCCGCCGAGAGATATCTCCGGGACTTGATCTCCATGCCCTCTGTAACAGGCCGCGAGGGCCTCGTGAAGGACTATTTAGCCGACGCCTTCAGGAAGATGGGGCTCGGCGTGGAGCTCCAGAAAGTCGAAGGGGACCGCTGCAACGTCATCGGCAGGCTGGGAGAAGGCCCGATAAAATTAATGCTCTGCACCCACACGGACGTCATCCCGGCGCTGGACGAGTCGCTGTGGCATTCTCCGCCGTTCGAGGCCACCATGAGGAACGGCCGCATATACGGGCGGGGCTCGACGGACGCGAAGGGCTCGCTGGCAGCGGCCATGGAGGCCATGGGGAAGGCGGCCAAGCTTAAAAAATTCAACGGCTCGGTGGCGCTGGCGGCCGTCGTGGAGGAGGAGACGGGCCGGTCGCTGGGCGCGAGGAAGCTCATGGAAAAGTACAGGCCGGAGATGGGGCTCATCCTGGAGCCCACGGGGCTGAGGGTGGCAATCGCCCACAAGGGGGCCCTGAGGCCCGTCATTACTGTCCATGGCCAGGCCGCCCACTCGTCGAGCGCGGACATGGGCGTCAACGCCGTGTCCATCGCGGGGGAAGTGCTCCGGGACCTGGAGAGGTACCGCAACAGGGTCATGAACGTGGTCGACCCCCTGCTCGGCCGCTCGTCCCTCGAGGTGACCATGATCCGGGGCGGGGAGCGCATCAACGTCATACCCGTGAAGTGCCACATATACGTGGACAGGCGGCTCACCTCGGGCGAGACCGTCGGGGGCGCCTTCGACGACCTGGCCCGGGTCGTGGAGAGGATCGGCGAGGAGACGGGGGCCCGGATGGACGTGGAGTTGTTATGCTCCTACCCTCCGTCGAGCGTGAGCGAGAAGGAGCCGGTGGTCGCGCTTATCAAGGATGTTCTGGCGAGGCACGGCCTGCCCTCGGCGCCCGTCGGCTTCCCGGCGGGGTGCGACATGTGGACGTTCCGCGCCAACGGCGTGCCGGCCGCCGTGCTCGGGCCCGGGTACATCGACCAGGCCCACGGCGTGGACGAGTACATCGACAGGGAGCAGCTGAAGCTCGCCGCGGACCTGTACGAGGACATCGTTAAAAAAGCGTTAATGTAAAAGCGGCTCTAAGACTAATAAGAAAGCTCGAAGACTGTTTCAGCCACGAAGCGACACTAAGAGGGCCTGAAGCTACACGAAGACATAATAATATATTTTTGACTCTTCCGCGGTTTTGGGATGAATATTTTTTTTATCCTTTTCTAGTTATGCCGTCGTTGAGTGGTCCAACCACAGAGGCACGGAGCGCACGGGAGTTTCACAGAGTTTTATTTTAATAATTTAAGACTCAGAGGGCTCAGAGGCCGGTTTATTAGTTTGCCTGGGGCACAGAGTTTATTGAGGCTCGGTTGACCAATAAACAATAATGCGGGTTTATCCTCGGCAGTGCCTCTTTCAACTCCGTGCCCCGGGAATGTTATAAACCCGTACTCCGTGGCCTCTGAGCCTCCATTTATAAGAAAACTCCGTGAAACTCAGCGCTCTCCGTGCCCCTGTGGTTGGACCACTCAACGACGGCATAACATAAAAACGAGCGAAGGCATCAGCCAAAGCAATATATCATCCCAAAAACGCACAAGAACCATAATTTTAAAAAATCTTAGAGTAGCTTAGAGCCGGCTTAGTGTCGCTTTGAGGCTGAAACAGTCTTCGTGCATTCTTAATAATAGCTTAGAGAGGCTTTAGTTCCTTCTGATGTGCGAGATGACGTGTCCCAGCTCGGGGACGATCAGCTCTGAGACGGCGACCCTGGCGGCGTTGGGCGAGCCCGGTATGCAGAACACGGCGCGGTCCTCGATGACCCCCGCCATGGCCCGGGTAAGCATGCTCGCGGTCCCGACCTCCTCGTAACTTTTAATGCGGAATAGCTCGCCGAAGCCGGGGATGGTCTTCTGCAGCATGGGCGTGACCGCCTCGATGGTGACGTCGCTCGCCGTCAGGCCCGTGCCCCCGCAAACGATGGCCGCGTCCGCGTCCGAGAGCATGTCCATCAGGCACCGCTCGATGTGTAGCCGGTCGTCCGGCAGCAGGCGGTAAGACGTCCTGTGGCCCGCCTTCGCCAGAAGGCCCACGATGATGCTGCCCGACTCGTCCTCACAATCTGCCGGCGACGCCGAGTCCCCGTACTTAGCATATCGAGAACTACTGACAGTAATGACGGCACACTTATAAGACAGGCCTTTAGCCTTATCCTTATGCTTCTCGTGTGAAGGCTTTTCCAAGCTGCTCACCTACAGTAAAATAATGGGCACAGGACTATAATGATTTTGCCACATTTTTCGACGCATAATCTATTTCTCGAAGGGCAATAGTATGTTAAGCGACATGGCAAAAACGAGCGAAGCGCAGGAGCGGTATTTCAAAAGCCTCGAGGGCGAGTTCGGCCGGTGCAGGGAGCTTGCGGGCCGGGCGCGCTCGCGGGGATTCGACCCCCAGCTCGAGGTGGAGGTGCCGTCGGCCAACGACCTGGCGGAGCGGGTGGAGGTCCTCATGGGGATCCCCGGGCTGGCGCCCCACATCAGGAAGTGCGAGGAGAAGATGTCCAGGGAGGAGGCCTCGCTGCAGGTGGCCGCCGACATCGCAGAGGGGCTCGTTGGCAGGTTCGATACGAAAGCGGACGCCATCCAGTGCGCCGTGCGGACCGCCGCCGCCATCATCACCGAGGGCGTGGTCGCCGCGCCGCTCGAAGGGATATCCCAGGTATCGATAGCGAAGAACGACGACGGCACCGAGTACATCAAGATCTACTTCGCCGGGCCCATCCGGAGCGCCGGGGGCACGGCTGAGGCGCTCTCCGTTCTAGCGGCAGACTACGTGCGCCGCAAGGTCGGGCTCGCCCCGTACAAGCCCCGGCCAGATGTCGTCGAGCGGTACGTGGAGGAGATCGCCCTCTACAAGTCCATCCAGCATTTACAGTATACTCCCACGGACGAGGAGATCCGGCTCATCGTGCGTAACCTGCCCGTCTGCGTGGACGGCGAGCCCACCGAGGACGAGGAAGTGCAGGGGTACCGGGACGTCACCGGGGTCGACACGAACCGCGTCCGGGGAGGCATCGCGCTCGTTATAGCGGAGGGCCTCATCCTGAAGGCCCCCAAGGTCAAGAAGCACGTCGATAAGCTCAAGTTCGACGGCTGGGAGTTTTTGGACAAGGTCATCGCGGGCTCGAAGCCCGCGGACGAGAGCCACGACGAGAAGGTCAAGCCCAAGGATAAGTTTTTGGTCGACCTGATCGCCGGGAGGCCCGTGTTCGGCCACCCGTCCCGGGCGGGAGGCTTCCGCCTCCGCTATGGCAGGGGCAGGAACACGGGGTTCGCGGCCGCGGGCATACACCCGGCGTCCATGGTCATCATGGACGACTTCATCGCCACCGGCACCCAGCTCAAGGTCGAGCGGCCGGGCAAGGCCGCCGCCATGGTGCCCGTGGACAGCGTGGACGGCCCCACCGTGCGCCTCATGAACGGCGACGTGCTCTACATCGGCACGGTCGATCAGGCCCGGGCCATCAAGAAGGACGTCTCCGGGATACTCGACAACGGCGAGATACTCATCAACTACGGCGACTTTTTGGAGAATAACCACATCCTGATGCCCTCGCCCTACGTGCTGGAGTGGTGGGAGCAGGACCTGGCCCTGGCCACGAAGGAGAAAGTCCAGGTCCGGTCGGCCGGAGAGGCGTTCGATGTCTCCGAGAAGTACGGCGTGCCCCTGCACCCGAAGTACACGCTCATGTGGAAGGACGTCTCCACGGAGGACATATTGCAGTTAAGGGAGCACGTCGTGAAGACGGGCAGGCTCGAGGACGGGCTCAGGATGCCCGTGGAGCCCCGGTCGAAGCGCACGCTGGAGCTGCTATTATTGCCCCATGAGGTGAGGAGCGGGGCCGTCATCCTCGACGCCGACCGGGCGGCGCTGCTGGTCCGCTGCCTTGGCCTGAACCCGGACCTCTCCCCGAAAGAAGCCGACGTCTCCGGCCTGGACCCGCTGGATGCGGTGAGCAAAATGTCGGGAGTCACGATAAAGGACCGGGCGCTGTCCAGGATCGGGGCCCGTATGGGCCGGCCCGAGAAGAGCAAGATGAGGGAAATGAAGCCCCCGGTCCACGTCCTCTTCCCGGTGGGCGATGCTGGAGGCAACCGGCGCTCGCTCGAGGACGCGGCCGCGTTCACGAGGAACATGAACGATAGGGCCGGGCTCATCGAGGTGGAGATGGGCCGGAGGAAGTGCCCCGGCTGCGGCGCCGTCACATTCAGGAACCGCTGCGACTGTGGGGCCCACACGCTGCCCTACTATGGCTGCCCTGACTGTAAAATAGACAACATCACGGGCGCCTGCCCGAAGTGCGGCAAGCCCGCCACGCCGAACGTCCGCATGAAGGTCGACCTCAAAGGCCTGTATGCCGAAGCGCTTGAGAACCTGGGGGAGAGGGGCAACTACGAGATCCTCAAGGGCGTGCAGGGATTGATCTCGAGCGAGATGACGCCCGAGCCCCTGGAGAAGGGAGTGCTCCGGGCCAAGCACGGCGTGTACATGTTCAAGGACGGCACCGTCCGGTACGACCTGAGCGACGTGCCCCTCACCCACTTTAAGCCCCGGGAGATCGGGCTGTCTCTCGAAAAGCTAAAGCAGCTCGGCTACGAGAAGGACGTATACGGAAGGCCCCCCGAGTCGGGGGAGCAGGTCTTCGAGCTTAAGGTGCAGGATATCGTGCTGTCCCACGACTGCTCCACCTATCTTATAAAGACCGCCGGGTTCATCGACGACCTGCTCGAGAAGTTCTACGGGCTGCCCAGATACTATAACGTGAGCTCCGAAGAGGAGCTGATCGGCCACCTGGTGATCGGCCTGGCGCCCCACACGTCCGCCGGCGTGCTGGGCAGGATCCTGGGCTTCACGGGCGCCTCGGCGGGATACGCCCACCCGTTCTTCCACGCGGCCAAGCGCCGGAACTGCGACGGCGACGAGGACTGCGTCATGCTCCTCATGGACGGCCTCATCAATTTTTCCCGCTCATACCTTCCGGACCGCCGGGGAGGCAAGATGGACGCGCCCCTGGTGCTGTCCATGCGCATCGACCCGAAGGAGGTGGATAAGGAGTCCCACAACGTCGACGTCATGGCCAGGTATCCCAGGGAGTTCTACCTGGCGACGCTGGAGTATAAGTCGCCCAAGGACCTGGAGAAGATGATGGATCTGGTGTCGAGGCGGCTGGGCACTCCGGCCCAGTACGAGGGGTTCATGTTCACCAACGACACGGGCGACATCGCCGCCGGCCCTACGAATTCCGCATACAAGACGTTAGGGTCGATGGAGGATAAGCTGAAAGCGCAGCTTGAGCTGGGAAGGCGGCTCCGGGCGGTGGACGAGAAGGACGTGGCCGAGCGGGTGATCAACTCCCACTTCCTGCCCGACCTGATCGGCAACCTCAGGGCTTTCTCGACCCAGCAGATGCGCTGCGTCAAGTGCGGCGCCCGGTACCGAAGGCCCCCGTTGTGCGGCACCTGCCCCAAGTGCGGGGGCCGGGTGATATTGACCGTGCACGAGGGCGCCGTGACCAAGTACATGGAAGTTTCTATTAACATCGCCCGGGAGTACGGCGTCTCCAGCTACACGCTCCAGCGGCTAGAACTTCTTGACCTCTCCATCAAGAGCCTCTTCGAGAACGATAAGTCCAAGCAGGTCATCCTTTCCGACTTTATGTGAGAAGCTAAGCTCCTCGAAAATTTATTAAGAATGCTCTAAGACTATTTCAGCCACGAAGTTACACAAAGCAGGCCTGAAACTGCACAAAGGTATTAATAAAATATTTTTAAAAGTCTTAGAGTTTCTTCAGCAAGCTTCGTGTCGCTTCGCGGCTGAAACCGTTTTCGTGCAGCTTATTATTTTTTCGAGGGGCTTGCATAAGGGAAAAAGATTTAGTGGCCGGAGCCTATGGGGGTATAACTATTACCGGTGGACGAGGGTATGGACGAGGGTAAAAACGACCTCAGATTGACGAGAAGGAGCTTTTTGGCCGCGGCAGGCGTCGTGGGCGCAGCGCTATTCCTCAAGGCCAACGCGCCAGCTGTGGCCGCAGCCATCGCCGGGTCAGATAAAAAGCTCGTCTGGCTAAGGGGCTCGGGGTGTGGAGGGTGCACCGCATCGATGCTCAACGGCGGGGACCCGGACGTGCTATCCGCCCTGGAGAAGGTCGGGCTGGAGCCGGAATACCACGACGAGTTCATGCTCCAGCAGGGCGTGTTCGTGGACGGCAGCCTCTCGGGCAGCTCGGACCACAACTCCCGCATACGGCTGAGCGAGCTGCTGGCCGGCGGGGACTACGTCCTCGTCGTGGAGGGCGCCATACCCGACGGCCCGGAGGGCAGCGGCCGGTACTGCATGTCAGGGGCCATGCCCTTCAAGCAGCTATTCACCGAGGCCGCTCCGGGGGCCTCCTGCATCGTCGCCGCGGGCACCTGTGCCTCGTACGGGGGCGTCTCCAGGCTGTTCAGAGCCGCCGACGCGGCGGGCGTGGCCTTCGGCGGGACGTCCCGCCTCAAGGGGGCCATGAGCCGCTACGGCGTCGATAATAAGGTCATCAACGTGCCCGGATGCCCCACGCATCCCGAGTGGCTGCTGCTCGTCCTGGCGGACGTGCTCTCGGGCCGGGACGTGGCGCTCGACATGTACGGCCGCCCGGTGGCGTTATTCGGGGCTACCGTACACGATTCCTGCCCCAGGAGGGGCGCATATGACAGGGGCGACAGGGATAACGAGTTCTCCGGGGGCAACTGCCTTTACTCGCTGGGATGCAAGGGCCCCCTGGCGTACGCCGACTGCCCGACCCGGCGCTGGAACGGCGCCTCGAGCATGTGCACCCGGGCAGGAGGCCCGTGCGTCGCCTGCGTCGAGCCGGCTTTCCCGGACGCGTTCATGCCGTTCTTCGGGAAGTCAGAGAGTAAGGAACTTTTCGCCGACCTGGCGGTGGACGACATAGCCAAGGTCGTCATCGGCGCATCCGCCATCGGCGCCGGGATACACGCGGTGAAGCGGCTCGCAATCGGCGAGAGCGGCCGGGAAGAGAAGGGGGAGAAGAAATGAGGATCACCATCGACCCGGTGACCCGCCTATCCAGCGGGCTGCGAGTCACCGCAGAGCTCACGGACGGCGCCATAACCAGCGCGAGCAGCTCGGGCATGATATACCGGGGGCTCGAGCAGATGCTGGCGGGAAGGTCCCCGGAGGACGCCCCGTACTTCACGCAGCGCATCTGCGGCATGTGCTCTGCATCCCACGCCACGGCGTCCGTGAACGCCATCGAGAGCGCCGCGGGCGCCGCGGGCCTCATACCCCGGGACGCGCTGCTCGTCCGGAACATCCTCAACGGCCTCGGGTGGCTGAAGAACCACGTCGAGCACCTCTACATGGCGTTCATGCCCGACCTGGCCGACCCCGTGTACGGGGACGCGCTGAACTCCTCCAGCCTGGGTAATTTATTATGGCAGGAGCTCAAAGAGCGGTACGCGGTCTCGGGCGGCCAGGCCTACGGCGAGGCGCTCAGGTGCATCAGGGAGATAGGCAGGGCCGAGGGCGTTCTCGGGGGCCGCTCCCCGTGCTCGCCCGCCATCGTGCCGGGAGGCGTCACGGTGAGGCCCGCCAGGGGAGACATCGGCGCCCTGGAGACGTGCCTGGAGAACATCGACGGCTTCCTGCAGAAAAGGCTGGTCGGCGCCATGACCATAGGCGAGTGGCTGGCTAATACGCACGACCAGGACGCCGGGTTCGGGTACGACTACATCGAGCACCTCCCCATGGGCGACCTGTCGGCCTCGAAAGGCTGGGGGGACCTGCCCCTCTTCATGATGTTCTTCTCCAGGATGTTCGCCAGGGACGTGCTATCCCTCCCCGCATACATCGGGCTGGACGACGCGGGCGGCTATCCCCTCGACGACCAGCTCATCGGCTTCCTCAGCTACGGGTCCTTTTACAGGGTCAGGGACGAATCCGGCCGGCTCAAGGACGGGTACGGGACTGTCGAAGATGGCGCCTTCGAGATGCCCGCCGGGTTCACGCCCGGGGGCATGCAGAACATATACCTGGCCGCCGACAGGGTCGACCCGAACCTCATCGTCGAGCACGTCGCGGCCTCGTTCTACGACTACAGCGAGGAGAGGCTGTCGGAGGCCCCGCTGGACGGGGAGACCGTGCCGGCCGGCAGGGCGAGCTCCATAGAGCTGGACGGCGCCCGGTACAGCTTCATCAAGGCCCCCAGGTACGGCCGCGTGCCGTGCGAGGTCGGGCCGCTGGCGAGGCAGATCAACTCCAGGGAAAGCCTGATCATCGACGCCATGCGCAGGCTGTACTCGCGCAACATGAGCGTCACTAATTACCCCATGGCCAGCGTATACACCCGGACCATGGCCCGGATGCAGGAGACATTGCTCATCTCCCGCATGCTCCACGAGTGGCTCGACGATCTCCATGTCAGCGATGAGAGGCAGAAGTATTGCGTGCCCGTGTCCGTGAAGCCTAACAGGACGGGGAGCGGGCTCATCGAGGCGCCCCGGGGCGCGCTCGGCCACTGGCTCAGGATAGGCAAGGACCAGAAGATCTCCAACTACCAGGTCGTGGCCCCGACCACGTGGAACGCCTCGCCCAGGTGCAGCGAGCAGAAGAGCGGCCCCATGGAGCTGGCCCTGCTCGGGTGCAGCACCACGCCCTCCGGGTACCTGCCCGGGTCGGAGTCGAACCCCGTGAGCATATACCACGTCATCCGGTCGTTCGATCCCTGCGCCGCCTGCGCCGTCCACACCGTGAAGAGGCGGGACATTGGATAGGCTGATCGTGACCAGGCACACGACCCTGGAGCGGCTCTCCCACTATACGAACATCGCCTCGCTGGCGCTCCTGCTCGCCTCGGGCTTCTCCATGTACCTGGGCCTGCCGTACCTCTCGTACGGCGACTCCTATTCAATTCA encodes:
- a CDS encoding hydrogenase small subunit encodes the protein MDEGKNDLRLTRRSFLAAAGVVGAALFLKANAPAVAAAIAGSDKKLVWLRGSGCGGCTASMLNGGDPDVLSALEKVGLEPEYHDEFMLQQGVFVDGSLSGSSDHNSRIRLSELLAGGDYVLVVEGAIPDGPEGSGRYCMSGAMPFKQLFTEAAPGASCIVAAGTCASYGGVSRLFRAADAAGVAFGGTSRLKGAMSRYGVDNKVINVPGCPTHPEWLLLVLADVLSGRDVALDMYGRPVALFGATVHDSCPRRGAYDRGDRDNEFSGGNCLYSLGCKGPLAYADCPTRRWNGASSMCTRAGGPCVACVEPAFPDAFMPFFGKSESKELFADLAVDDIAKVVIGASAIGAGIHAVKRLAIGESGREEKGEKK
- a CDS encoding nickel-dependent hydrogenase large subunit: MRITIDPVTRLSSGLRVTAELTDGAITSASSSGMIYRGLEQMLAGRSPEDAPYFTQRICGMCSASHATASVNAIESAAGAAGLIPRDALLVRNILNGLGWLKNHVEHLYMAFMPDLADPVYGDALNSSSLGNLLWQELKERYAVSGGQAYGEALRCIREIGRAEGVLGGRSPCSPAIVPGGVTVRPARGDIGALETCLENIDGFLQKRLVGAMTIGEWLANTHDQDAGFGYDYIEHLPMGDLSASKGWGDLPLFMMFFSRMFARDVLSLPAYIGLDDAGGYPLDDQLIGFLSYGSFYRVRDESGRLKDGYGTVEDGAFEMPAGFTPGGMQNIYLAADRVDPNLIVEHVAASFYDYSEERLSEAPLDGETVPAGRASSIELDGARYSFIKAPRYGRVPCEVGPLARQINSRESLIIDAMRRLYSRNMSVTNYPMASVYTRTMARMQETLLISRMLHEWLDDLHVSDERQKYCVPVSVKPNRTGSGLIEAPRGALGHWLRIGKDQKISNYQVVAPTTWNASPRCSEQKSGPMELALLGCSTTPSGYLPGSESNPVSIYHVIRSFDPCAACAVHTVKRRDIG